The Tenrec ecaudatus isolate mTenEca1 chromosome 4, mTenEca1.hap1, whole genome shotgun sequence region GCTGGCACAGGGGCTTTACCTCAATGCAGCCACAGCATGCTGCTACCTCAGGTCAATTATGACCGTATAACCTCACtagaggggaatgaataacataagtataggtgaatggatacattggatggtgtaagctaTGGGATATGGTGTAAGGTATGggatatatataataataattataacaataattataattattatatatataatttcctggggagtagagagggggagggaagggataaaggggaactgatagcaaagaattcaagaaaaaagaaaatattttgaaacgttGCCAGtaattatacaattatgcttgatctaattgaattatggattgttatcatatctataagagctcccaataaaaggataaaaAGTGCAGTCCTACTCTTCAATTTATGAGGTCACCACATATAAATGTCATACATCCGTTTATACTTGGTGAGGAAGAATTTCCTTTTTCAATTGAAATGAGTGGTGAGTATGAGGCATAATTGTGAGGATATCGCAGGACTACggtctttccttctgttgtggatACGGTTGCTATGGGTCCGAGCTGACTCAACTGTGCCTTACAACAATAACATGAGGTTAGATTTtctgatattttttaaaacattttattaagggctcatacaactcttatcacaacccatgcatatacatacatcaattgtataaagcacatccgcacattctttgccctaagcaAGATTTTCTGACATTTAGGGCTGATAAAGTATTTGATCTAAGCTTCTGTATCTGATTAGAGAGAAGATGCTTTTAATGAAAGAAGAGAAATGAGGTAGAAGAGATTCCAGTTGAAGAGACATCTACACCTGTCCATAGATGTCTTTAAAATGTGGAAGTACAAAACAAAATTTTCAATAAGATGTTTTGAGAAGTAGTCTTGGATATTAAGATGCTGAAATATTCTGTACTGCCATCTTTCCATCACAATGTTTTGTATAAATCTTACACAATGGAGTTTGTGTGTTTATTAATCCCAGTGACTTCAAGAGAACTTGGTACAAAGCACGTGTGTCCCAAATGATTTCAGGGTAATGAAAACATCAATAAGCAGTCATAGATATTTAACAAGGAAACAATGAAAGGCAGCACAAATCAAATAATAATTTGATAAATTAATAATTctttacttaatttttttctcccttcagATATCATAGAGTTTTATGGCTAACAAAGCACTGACAAAAATGCTGAATTTCACTGATGTGACAGAGTTTATTCTTTTGGGATTAACCAGTCATCGGGAGTGGCAAATTCTcttcttcattatttttctcttggTCTATATTATTACCATGGTGGGTAATATTGGCATGATCATTTTAATTAAAGTCAGTCCACAGCTCTACAGCCCCATGTACTTTTTTCTCAGCCACTTGTCTTTTGTAGATGTTTGGTTTTCTTCTAATGTCACCCTAAAATGTTGGAAAACCTTTTGTCAGAGACAAAAACAATTTCTTATTCTGGTTGTTTAGTGCAGTGCTTTTTCTTCATTGCCCTGGTGCATGTGGAAATTTTTATTCTTGCTGTGATGGCCTTTGATAGATACATGGCCATTGGTAACCCTTTACTCTACAGCAGCAAAATGTCAAGAGTTGTCTATATCCGACTGATTTCTTTCCCTTACATATATGGCTTTCTGACGAGCCTTGCGGCTACGTTATGGACTTATGGTTTGTACTTCTGTGGGAAGATTGAAATCAACCACTTCTACTGTGCAGACCCACCACTCATCAAGATGGCTTGTGCTGGGACCTATGTGAAAGAATATATCATGATCGTCCTCGCAGGCATTAACTTCACGTATTCCCTGACTGTGATTATCATCTCTTACCTGTTCATTCTCATTGCCATTTTACGAATGTGCTCAGCCGAAGGGAGGCGGAAggccttctccacctgtgggtcccaTCTGACAGCTGTCGTCATATTTTATGGAACCCTTATTTTCATGTATCTCAGACGTCCCACTGAGGAATCTGTGGAACAGGGGAAAATGGTGGCTGTGTTTTATACCACAGTGATTCCCATGTTGAACCCCATGATCTACAGTCAGGAACAAGGACGTCAAAGAAGCCATGACCAAAGTGATCAATAGAACGTGTGTAGCAAAATAAAATGAGTTCATTTTGTCTCCAACATTTTGTAAATATTTGTTTGACAACAGGCTAGTCCCAGTACAGAGCAACAGTCAGCTAAAGATGTTTTGGAATGCactgaaaagaataaaaagagagactTAAATTGTGAGAAGAATATAAAAAGGAGAATGACCCATTTGCATTGATGTTGAGTAGTGAggattaattagaaataaattgaGCAATAAATTGAAAAGGTACTCTAGACATTCTTTACCATTGCACAAATTAAAATTGTTCAAATATGTAGCCAAAATAAAAAATGACTTTGATTCTCTTATTTAATAATTCAGTGGATAAATTGGGAAATTGCTATTTATTTGATCATTTAAAGCATAACTAGaggcagaaaaaaagaaaatactgattttttttcataCTATGAGGATGAAGATTTctatccacaggggcaattctactctgtcctataaagtcacttggagttggcatccactctctggtggtgagtgagagtgagtgctgAGGAAATAGGAGACTATAATCTTGCTGAAAGTTATGCTGTTGCTTAACACATCCTTCCCTGTGGAGCTGGATCAAGGGTTTGGGTACTTGAGCACAGAGGACTACACAGCAGAGGGCTTTTCTCAAGTGCAATTCTATTTTCAGTTTCCCAAGATAAGCAGAGGTAGCGTAAAGTTTAGAATTTGTGGTTTGCACATGCACTCTAATTATGTTGCTAGTTAGgctaatttaaataaaaatctaCCCCATAGATTTTCACATCTACATAATTTTACTCTTTAAAAGACTACTTCCAATCACATAGAAATGGTGCGGTTATACTTTTGAGCTGTTTGTAGGTGTAACAAAACATTATCTCATTTTTGGAGTTATTCCTAACTTATTTTAGATcatcaaaattatattttaagataATATATCTTCAGTCTTCAGAGGAGTACCTTAAGACTCAGAGCATGTGATTTGCCCACATGACTAATGCGGCAGAGCCAAGATTTGAATTCAAGTCTGTCTAACTTCTAAGCTCATCCTGCACTACCTTCCAGAAAACCCGAATGTTGTGGGAAACATTCTTCCTATTGTAACACAGCCCCTGTTGTCTTGGCTTGTTCCCGGGGTTATTTTGGGTGCTGATGCAGAAAACTGAATTGGATAGATTTCATCAGCTCTAGTTTCCAGTATACTTTCACCTATTAAGTTATATTAATTTATTAACTATTCATCCTAGGTTTAAATATgagaagactttgcacccaccaactaCAGGATAATACAAATGGTGTGAGATATTTGCAAAAGAATTCGGTATTAAGAGACATTGAAGGGAAGCGTTGTATGCACCCAGGGTGGCTAATTGGTTAGGCATTTAGTTGTCAATCATAAGGttagtgatttgaacccactaaTTACTCTCCAGccttaaaaaaatttaagttttggaaacccaaaggagcagctttctctgttctattgggtcactatgagttagaattgattagatggcagCAGATGTGTCTTTTGGGTATGGGAGGCTGTGCACTATATATAAAGATTACAAGCTGGAAACTACAAAGCTATAACATAGCTTGAGAAGTgtaacataaaaaagaaaatagaaaagacaCAGAGATGGAAGATGTGAAGGCAATTTAGAGTGTCAAAAATATGTGCTCATAGAACTTTTCATAAAAATTTTGAAGAGCTAAATTAATCTTCTTCAAATTTTGctgtaaacatttcagaacacaatTTAATATAAAGAAGTCAACAGATAattcaagtgaaatgtttcagaaatgaggttaacttcaatcttctttaaaagaaaaattcttgTTTATCAAAATTGGGATGATATTTCATGGCTGGCTACTTATCTTACTGACCTTGTTAACTTCCTTCCCAAATGGGAACTTCCCTGCTGGTAAAGCTAAAAAGGAAATTTTACCATAAGGTAgggagggtatttttaatataacattatattttattatatatttatatttgcattaTAGGATATTTATAGAATTGATTTTATCTATATTAGAACTGTCTACTGATCAGTTAATATTAAAGGTGAGATGATACTTTGAGAAAATTTCAAATTTATGCAATTTGCactattcaaatatatatttgatCAATGGATGTTATGTGAAGTATACGGTGACTTACGTACGTAGTACAACACAACTACTTCAAGTAGAACCAGCATGCACTTCCTCTATCTCAGGCTAACACTAGATTCAAATGTCATGCTTTTTTATGAGTGAGCAGAGGGAAGAGTGGTATGGGGCATATGTTCGCTCAGTCTCAAAAACTAGAGTGGATTGGAGGAAACTGAGCCTTTATGTAATCAGCAGGTCAGATATACCCAGAAATAAGTCTAACATTTGAAGCATcaaaaatgtccagtgtactcTTCTGCTTCATCAGTGAGCTCTGCTTGTATTGATTCTTCCCAGAGTTGGCGGCTCATCCTTGAGTTAGAGGTAGCTACCATCTACACAAACAAGCAAATACATTAGCCTTGGATAGTGTGGATGGTTGGTTGAACACTCTCAGATTAACCCAAAGTTTTGCAGTTCAAATGTATCCAGAAGTGCCTCAGACGAAAAGTCTGCTGATCTCAGGCACTTTGGTTTTTTAGGAAacccaaagaaagaaaacgatgaGATGTGTTGAGCATACAGTGATGTGATAGATGTCCACCCTGGCAAGTGGTTCTGTTTAGACTGTATCCAGGGTTTCAACCTTTTTCATTCTAATCAAGCCCCCTGCAGCGAATTTCCATTTCCAGCCCACATGTCCTGAATTAGAATTTACATTCCAACAAGAACCAGGAAGAATCGCCTGGAGAACTTGttgaaatgtagattctgatttagTATATCTGTGGAGATGAGATGCAGTCAATTACTTAATATGACCATTTAGCCAAAATTTTATTTCCCATAATCTTTTTTTGTGAAGTAAATCTTAACTTCGGTACCTGTGGTTATAGTCACCTTTTGGAGGGAATTCTCTTAAAAGATTAAAGTAGGATGTGTCTTTAGACCCTATTGTACtacagttgttgttaggtgttctgACCCATAACAGCCTCGtgtacagcagagtgaaacagTGCTTGattctgggccatcttcacaattgttcttctcctTTAGTCCACTGTTACAATCCAACTGTGTCAGCCCAACTTGTCAAGGGCCTCCCTGTCTTTCTCTGCTCCTTCTGCTTTACCGACATGAtggaaccggtctctcctgacaacatgtttaaAGTATGTGAGTTTGACTTAAAACATCATTCTTTGTGTTCCTTGGGGGTATAGTTGGTTGAAAGCTAAAATCATACCACCAACAAAGCCTTCCATTTTTGGTGGGGAGCTCTATTTCCTGGGTGAGTGTTGGTGAGAGCAAGAAGAGCTGCTTTCACGTTTGCAGATAATTGGCTTCTGATTTGGGGTTGCCTCTGCTTGAGCTTCAGATTTGGGGCTTAACAGTATCCACAACCATGTGAGACATTTCCAGTGAGTTGTGAGTCTTGTGAGTTTCGGTGAGATGCAACCCAAGGATGTGAGGAAATATACTAAAGGGAGGTATAGGGCTGAGGGGATGGAGCTGTAGGATATCTTGGAGAAGTTGGACAGTTGTGGAAACTTCAATCTCCAAATCTTTGAGAAATAGTCTAGTGGATTTTTTCctaaagaaattattaccacaggTGGAAATTTAAATTCTCTAACAGGAAGATAAACCATAATGAACCAGCCCTGGCTGCAATAATGGCAAGAAAAAAAGTCACACACTACAATGTTATGTGACAGAAACTCAAAATATTTTCCTGAGATACATAATTGCCAAATTTGAGTAAAAGTGAATAAAACCCATGCAAAAGTGGAAGACAAATCTTCTAATTAAAACTTTTCCCCTTTATCCTACCCCTGAGATGCTTCAATCATTATTTCTTTTATAATTACATGGTATTTCCTTAGGGAGGTGCTCCCAGTGTTCAAGACTATTTTAtaaattgtgaaaaacgattCCTTTTCTAGTTTCAGTTACTCTGCTGAAGGTAGGTCTGCACATTCTGCACTCTTTGCAATGCATATGAatgcaataaaatattataaccTGCATCCTTATTTTATGACAAGACTAGACTCTATTTATTAGATTTATTTGTTACCATAGTGTTTGCCTAAGTGGAAATATGTGACTTGAGAGTTTTCTTGCTTTTTATTCCTGCTATAGACAAAACAGTACAAATGAGCTTGTTATAAGGGATTTACAAAACTCTGCTCATTTCGTCTCCTTTCACTTTTCTTTATAGCTTAAGCCCATTGGTTTCCACACAGTTAGTTTATAGTAGCTGTGAATGGAATTGGGAATGTTATTATGGGCCTGGATCAATGGAATGATTGCACCAGTAACTATATCTTTACTATTTTTTCTCCATGAGAGAAATTTCTTGTGTTAACAagtttgatttaaaataaattcatattCTATGTTCTCAATAGCTTCACGTAATACTTCATATCTAAATGTCATAAATGAATTCTCTCCCAGAGTTCACTTGATCGTCTGATCCTAAATTGATAGAATCACTTTCACCTTGGATGAATGTGGGAAAGGATAGGTCTATATCTTTTATCCAGCCTCCATTAGAGGTTTATGAAATATTCTTTAAATCCATGGAGGATCAACTGCCTAAAGGACAACTTTTTTTTACCTTCTAGAAGGACAATTAACTAAAATTTTAGTAACAGAAAACAGAATAATGGACTAGGTTATCCAAGCGGCCACAATATGAGGTTGCAGTGGGTAATGCCACAGTGCTGAATACTCAGGTTAATTGAGCTGCATCTCAATTTCCCCAGTTCTTAGCTATTTGGCCCAGGGAGACTTTCTTAAGTTTTCAGGGATGCAAATTGCTCATTTCCCCACTGCTGCTGAAAGACATAGTAAATATCAAATATATATTACTCATTTCTATTAATAGTCTAAAGCAGCGACTGTTTCCCCTCAAACAAAACTTTTCTTAGACAGCATTAAAAGGATCAGTGCTTGTCATGTAGTGTATGAAGCTGATTTAATGATAAAGACACGTTAAGAATTGTATTTTTGAATATTCCTGAGACTCTGTGATAGGTAAAGACTGAGCTGGGCAATCTAAGGGGGTCTAAGGTGAGTAAAAACCAACCTTGATGGTGCTGTTGGGGAAGCCTTAGCTGCTAACTTGCAAGGTCAATGCCTCCAACCAGTCAtccagagggagaaaggtgagactatctgcctctgtaaagatgcacAATTGCAGAAACCTTTTAGTGAGTTGTTTTAAATCCAAACTGGCTCTATGGTTTGGTCTTATTTGTTTTTAgggtgaaaaataaaatttactccacaggactaaaaataatatataatcaaAGAAAAATTCATATATCCCACAGAAATGGAAATGAACTGGGCAATGGTCTACAAAAGTTCTCATCTTTCTGGATAATGATATTTTTATGTTTCTAGGAAGCCTTGAGCAGGAGCCCTGTTGGGttagtaggttaactacaaggtcagcagtttcaaaactCTTAGCTTCTTTGcatgagaaagctgaggctttctactcacataaatatttacagtcttgggtcctcacaggggcagttctacctgctctatagggttgctgactcagaatcaattcaatggcaatgagttttcaaTTGTCGTATGATGTTTTGATGCCTTATTATGTTATATCTTATATTTAAATGACTATGTCCAAAGCAAGTAACCAAAAGAGCTGACCCTCTAGTGCTCTCTTTCCCCAGGAAtgggtcccttctgataacatgtgcgAAATATGATGAGCACCATGTAGAACAAATATGTCAACTAGATTTGACAGCTAGCGTACCAGTGCTCAAGTCCATTGTCCTATAAAATTAGACTCAGGAAAGCTTACTCTCCATGACATGTAAAAATGGCTAAGTTAATAATACATTCATATTTGCGTTTTTCTTGCTGTTGAGAGACAACTATGACACGTGAAGACAAGATTAAATGAAATATCAAAGGATTCCCCTTGTTTAAGCCCAAGCTTTGCACTAATCAGCTATATGACCTTGAGTGTATACTTTTAACATTTATGGTTCCCAAATTTCTTTTCTACAAAATAACATGATAGAATGGATTTCAAGCTCTTCCCTTGCATTTTGTGATGTGACTGTGGTCATGCCTATGTGCTCTGATTTTAAATAACTTATTAAACATATAAACATGTAACCTTAATAGGTTGTATGTTAGTAATAGAAGCACTATACCTCTCTCATGGAAGAGAAATTGGAAATGATTATAGTGGCATTTCCCTCTTTAAAGGAAGAGTTATGCCTCTAGGTGGCCATTTTTGTCACTATGCCAAAACGACACTGCTTTCTAAACGATTTcaattaaaataagaataaacaGGACTCAACTATTTCCAGAATGCAACAAATCAATTcatgctttgtctttctccacagGTCACAGAGATTGAATCTAGGCAAAGGCAATGCCAAATTTCACAGATGTGACAGAATTCATTCTTCTGGGGTTGACCAGTCGCCAGGAGCTGCAGGTTCTTTTTTTCGTGGTGTTCCTAGTGGTTTATGTGATCACTCTGCTAGGGAACATTGGTATGATTATTTTGATTAGCATCAGCGCCCAACTTCAGAGCCCCATGTACTTTTTCCTTTCTCACTTGTCGTTTGTGGATGTGTGGTTCTCCTCCAACGTTACTCCCAAGATGCTGGAAAACTTATTATCAGAGACAAAAACCATTTCTTATGTGGGGTGCTTGGTGCAATGCTACTTTTTCATCGCCCTTGTCCACGTGGAAGTCTATATCTTGGCAGTGATGGCTTTCGATCGGTACATGGCCATCTGCAACCCTTTGCTTTATGGCAGTAAAATGTCCAGGACTGTTTGCGTTCGGCTCATCTCTGTGCCTTATATCTATGGGTTCTCTGTTAGCCTAATATGCACACTGTGGACATACGGCTTGTATTTCTGTGGAAACTTTGAGATTAACCATTTCTACTGTGCAGATCCTCCTCTCATCACGATTGCCTGTGGAGGCGTCCACATCAAAGAATACACAATGATCGTCATTGCTGGGATTAATTTCACATATTCCCTCTCAGTAGTCTTGATTTCTTATACTCTTATTGTAGTGGCCGTACTCCGCATGCGCTCTGCTGACGGGAGGAGGAAAGCCTTCTCTACTTGCGGGTCCCACTTGACAGCTGTTACCATGTTTTATGGGACCCTGATATTCATGTACCTCAAACGGCCCACTGAGGAGTCCGTGGAACAGGGGAAAATGGTGGCCGTGTTTTACACCACAGTGATCCCCATGTTGAACCCCATGATCTACAGTCTAAGGAACAAGGATGTGAAAGAGGCCGTCAATAAAGTGATCATGAAGGCAAACTTAGGGTAATGAGACTGGGATGGATGCTGCCGGGATGTGTTGGTATCAGAGGGTTTTCTAAACTCTTACACACACTGAAAGGTTCAGTTAACACAGGGGTGTTTGCTCCATGAATGAACTCTGAAGACTCAGCATGTCTCATTTACTATCTATACAACACTTTTATTTAAACAGACATAACATCAATCGTGAAGCATTAGCATATCATGCTAAACATAGTCATTGGAAGAACATTTTATGAGTTTaaataacaaaatataaattTTGGGGTACCCTACTTCTAGTTGAACATTATCCTGGAGTGCATTTTCTATCTGCATTCTCCTTAACCTAGATTTCATGCAAAATATAATTTCACAAGATATAAagtttatgtatgtgtgtatatacatatacacatatatacatacacacatatatacacacatatatgtgtatttatatacACTTCCTCATGACTTCAGAGTATTTGTATATGTCAATTCATTTAAAGTATTCTATAATGTTTATACATAAATGGATAGTCATATATACACAAATTATATTCAAGATCTCAAAAACCTTCATACCATTGTGAGACTTTTTCTCAGTATTCACTGTTAAGATAAACTAATTCAAACACAGAAAACATTGTTACTCATGTCAGTATGATAATTAGTCATAAAACATTTTCTCAATAACATAAAATAACTGGATTGAAATAACATAAAAGAACAGATCTGGAGGGGCTCTTTTGTGCATTGGGTATTACTACTGCAGCTATGTGAACAAGGTTGATGTTTTTTCATCCTCTatatctgcttcagaagagttaggGTCAAGCACATGAAGTAGGAATCTTCAAACGACAACTGTTCTAAGAAATTTACATTATCATATgacattaatattttctattatcTTTGTGGCAGCAGTTTTACTCCACCTCCACTAGTCTCCATTTTTCCTCGAGAAATAAGGCACTTTAGTTTCAGTATTTCCTTTTTAATCTGCTGTCACCTTGTAACTGTTTTTGGCAACGAGATGTCTGCAGTAAATTTCATTTTCTGTTGTTAGATTAGATGTATCTGGTTTTAGTAGAAGAAATGGAAACTCTTAGATTTGTTAGAACCTTCAATTATCATATAAATTGAATATTAACCAACTCCCTTTCTCCCAATTGTAGGCCAATCTCTCCACTAGTCCTTTCAGACATGGGCAAtgagttttttcttgagttcaaGAATTGTCAGCTGTTTGCTTTTTGCCCTGCACCGAGTTTACATACAAACTTCTTTCAAGTTTTCTCACCTACCTATACCTAGAGGCCTATAGACCAGCAGTTAATacacttggctgctagctgaaGAAGCTGTAGTTAGAACTCATTAGCAACACTGTGGGAAAAGATGCACGTCTGCTTGTTGGTAACCTTATGAGGCCATACTATTCTGTCCATAGGGTCATtaagtagtttgttgttgttgttgttgttgttgttgttttata contains the following coding sequences:
- the LOC142446386 gene encoding LOW QUALITY PROTEIN: olfactory receptor 5M3-like (The sequence of the model RefSeq protein was modified relative to this genomic sequence to represent the inferred CDS: inserted 3 bases in 2 codons) produces the protein MLNFTDVTEFILLGLTSHREWQILFFIIFLLVYIITMVGNIGMIILIKVSPQLYSPMYFFLSHLSFVDVWFSSNVXPKMLENLLSETKTISYSGCLVQCFFFIALVHVEIFILAVMAFDRYMAIGNPLLYSSKMSRVVYIRLISFPYIYGFLTSLAATLWTYGLYFCGKIEINHFYCADPPLIKMACAGTYVKEYIMIVLAGINFTYSLTVIIISYLFILIAILRMCSAEGRRKAFSTCGSHLTAVVIFYGTLIFMYLRRPTEESVEQGKMVAVFYTTVIPMLNPMIYSXRNKDVKEAMTKVINRTCVAK
- the OR5M9 gene encoding olfactory receptor 5M9, with translation MPNFTDVTEFILLGLTSRQELQVLFFVVFLVVYVITLLGNIGMIILISISAQLQSPMYFFLSHLSFVDVWFSSNVTPKMLENLLSETKTISYVGCLVQCYFFIALVHVEVYILAVMAFDRYMAICNPLLYGSKMSRTVCVRLISVPYIYGFSVSLICTLWTYGLYFCGNFEINHFYCADPPLITIACGGVHIKEYTMIVIAGINFTYSLSVVLISYTLIVVAVLRMRSADGRRKAFSTCGSHLTAVTMFYGTLIFMYLKRPTEESVEQGKMVAVFYTTVIPMLNPMIYSLRNKDVKEAVNKVIMKANLG